A genomic region of Arachis stenosperma cultivar V10309 chromosome 9, arast.V10309.gnm1.PFL2, whole genome shotgun sequence contains the following coding sequences:
- the LOC130947949 gene encoding LEAF RUST 10 DISEASE-RESISTANCE LOCUS RECEPTOR-LIKE PROTEIN KINASE-like 1.1, with protein MAPLHFLFFSFLFSLILLIVTAGNHENCPSSFTCGKLGTFRYPFTKAEHPECGLLPIQGCLLNATSPKLIQLGNNSKSVNLTAVVETNKIITIYDDGFHTSLDHNECDTLHNNYTLPPPSPFLSMYIKYNVTLFKCNHSLSTKPPSNYVNLGCRASYGYEIYYDRENTHPDQEAAGVFSGCSVVQFASKDSTNTKDVLSFVSAEMVLEIVLSHDCDDCFNHRGGLCRLDNNNHFYCHLEPKSNKALKIGLGIGLGVGVTLLCILILVYLFRRKHAPSDLQYQSRSTHSDLNDLSRNADPESGRDYFGVPLFSHEELSEATNNFHHSTQVGHGGFGTVYYGKLRDGREVAVKRLYDHNYRKMKQFMNEIEILTGMRHRNLVSLYGCTSRHSRELLLVYEYVSNGTVAAHLHGDLARSETLPWNIRMKIAIETASSLSYLHASDIIHRDVKTNNILLDNHFCVKVADFGLSRLFPSDVTHVSTAPQGTPGYVDPEYYRCYQLTSKSDVYSFGVVLVELISSKPAVDMDRHKDEINLSDLAINKIQNSAFSELVDPSLGFDLDSEVKRMIVSVAELAFQCLQRDRALRPSMDEVLRALIIIESGKIKDEAEEVEAHVHTPPSPDLIDAAERIK; from the exons ATGGCTCCACttcatttcttgttcttttcctTCTTGTTTTCTCTCATTCTACTGATTGTTACTGCTGGGAACCATGAGAACTGTCCAAGCTCCTTTACTTGTGGAAAACTTGGGACTTTCCGGTACCCATTCACCAAGGCAGAGCATCCTGAGTGTGGGTTGTTACCAATTCAAGGCTGCCTCCTCAATGCTACTTCACCAAAATTGATCCAACTTGGCAACAATAGCAAAAGCGTGAACCTTACTGCTGTAGTGGAGACCAATAAGATCATTACAATCTATGATGATGGTTTCCACACAAGTTTGGATCACAATGAATGTGATACTTTGCACAATAATTACACCCTTCCTCCACCTTCTCCATTTTTGTCTATGTATATCAAGTACAATGTAACTCTCTTCAAATGCAATCACAGCCTTAGTACCAAGCCCCCTTCCAATTATGTTAATCTAGGATGCCGCGCCTCCTACGGCTATGAAATCTATTATGATAGAGAAAATACCCATCCTGATCAAGAGGCTGCCGGAGTTTTTTCCGGCTGCTCGGTTGTCCAGTTTGCTTCAAAAGACTCCACCAATACCAAAGACGTTTTGTCCTTCGTTTCTGCTGAGATGGTTCTTGAAATAGTATTATCTCATGACTGTGATGACTGCTTCAATCACAGAGGAGGCCTTTGTAGACTTGACAACAATAACCACTTTTACTGCCACTTAG AGCCCAAGAGCAACAAAGCCTTGAAGATCGGACTCGGAATAG GTTTAGGTGTTGGTGTCACCCTGCTATGCATTTTGATCCTTGTATACTTGTTTAGACGAAAACATGCTCCTTCAGATCTTCAATACCAATCAAGAAGCACACACAGTGACTTGAATGATCTCTCTAGAAATGCAGACCCAGAAAGCGGAAGGGACTACTTTGGAGTCCCTCTCTTCTCTCACGAGGAGCTCAGTGAAGCTACAAATAATTTCCACCACTCCACCCAAGTTGGACATGGAGGCTTTGGAACTGTTTACTAtg GAAAATTGCGAGATGGACGGGAAGTTGCTGTGAAGCGCCTCTATGATCACAACTACAGGAAAATGAAACAGTTTATGAACGAAATTGAGATCCTTACTGGCATGCGCCACAGAAACCTTGTGTCCCTCTATGGTTGCACCTCACGCCACAGTCGAGAATTATTGCTTGTGTATGAGTATGTTTCAAATGGAACTGTTGCTGCTCATCTCCATGGTGATTTAGCAAGGAGTGAAACACTGCCATGGAACATAAGGATGAAGATTGCCATTGAGACTGCAAGTTCATTGTCATATCTCCATGCCTCTGACATCATTCATCGTGATGTTAAAACCAATAACATTCTCCTTGACAACCATTTTTGTGTTAAGGTTGCAGATTTCGGCCTTTCAAGACTCTTCCCCAGTGATGTAACCCATGTCTCCACAGCACCACAAGGGACTCCAGGCTATGTTGACCCTGAATATTACCGCTGCTACCAGCTTACTAGCAAGAGTGATGTTTATAGTTTCGGAGTGGTGCTCGTTGAGCTTATATCTTCTAAGCCTGCTGTTGATATGGACAGGCATAAGGATGAGATTAACTTGTCTGATTTAGCCATAAACAAGATTCAAAACAGTGCATTTAGCGAGCTGGTAGATCCTTCTCTTGGTTTTGATTTGGATAGTGAGGTAAAGAGGATGATAGTTTCCGTGGCAGAATTGGCTTTTCAGTGTTTGCAACGGGATAGGGCATTGAGGCCTTCCATGGATGAGGTTTTAAGGGCGCTGATCATTATTGAAAGTGGGAAGATTAAGGATGAAGCTGAAGAGGTAGAGGCACATGTACATACACCACCATCCCCGGATTTGATTGATGCTGCTGAAAGAATCAAGTAG
- the LOC130951740 gene encoding LEAF RUST 10 DISEASE-RESISTANCE LOCUS RECEPTOR-LIKE PROTEIN KINASE-like 1.1: MQLEVLLSDDCAKCVQHQSGQCQLDTQGKFYCAKNKRSAQKLELGIALPLFSIIGLLLILWRCKAKRGIVLSSNPEPESCSVYFGVPVFSYKDLQVATKYFDPSRVLGDGGFGTVYYGKLKDGREVAIKHLYEHNSRRLEQFMNEVKILTRLRHVNLVSLYGCTSYHSHELLLVYEYIPNGTLASLLHHGSSRSSFLPWPIRIKVAIETATALAYLHASDIIHRDVKTNNILLDNSFCVKVADFGMSRLFPNDVTHVSTAPQGTPGYLDPEYHQFYQLTSKSDVYSFGVVLIELISSKPAVDMSRHKDEISLANLAINKIRKGAIGELVDPFLGFESDSGIRREIVMVAELAFQCLQRDRELRPSMEEVLEALRRTEIGKEEAEISHGDVLSADDDEEEMKVLNGMKATPSPKAVTDKWDSESSITPNISSQSTNQSNVDVRISSLNLEKMK, encoded by the exons ATGCAATTGGAAGTACTATTATCTGATGACTGTGCCAAGTGTGTTCAGCACCAAAGTGGTCAATGTCAACTTGACACCCAAGGCAAATTTTATTGCGCCAAAA ATAAAAGATCGGCTCAAAAGCTAGAACTAG GGATTGCACTCCCGCTCTTTTCTATAATTGGGTTGTTGTTGATTCTATGGCGTTGCAAAGCAAAACGCGGTATTGTTCTTTCCTCAAATCCAGAACCAGAGAGTTGCAGTGTATACTTTGGGGTCCCTGTCTTCTCCTATAAGGACCTTCAAGTGGCTACAAAATATTTTGACCCTTCAAGAGTTCTTGGTGATGGAGGCTTTGGTACTGTTTACTATG GAAAACTCAAAGATGGACGTGAAGTTGCCATCAAGCACTTATACGAGCACAACTCTCGGCGATTAGAACAATTCATGAATGAAGTTAAGATCCTAACGCGTTTGCGACATGTAAATCTCGTGTCCCTCTATGGCTGCACTTCATATCACAGCCATGAATTGTTGCTTGTGTATGAATACATTCCAAATGGCACTTTAGCAAGTCTTCTGCACCATGGATCATCAAGATCTAGCTTTCTTCCTTGGCCTATTAGAATCAAAGTTGCCATAGAAACTGCAACTGCACTGGCTTATCTCCATGCTTCCGACATCATTCACCGCGATGTCAAGACCAACAACATTCTTCTAGACAACAGTTTTTGTGTTAAGGTTGCGGATTTTGGGATGTCAAGATTGTTTCCAAATGATGTGACACATGTATCCACAGCTCCACAAGGCACCCCTGGCTATCTTGATCCGGAATATCACCAATTCTATCAGCTTACGAGCAAGAGTGATGTGTATAGTTTCGGGGTTGTGCTCATTGAGCTTATCTCTTCTAAGCCTGCTGTTGATATGAGTAGGCATAAGGATGAGATTAGCTTGGCGAATCTAGCCATAAACAAGATTAGAAAAGGTGCAATTGGAGAGCTTGTTGATCCTTTCCTTGGGTTTGAGTCAGATAGTGGCATAAGAAGGGAAATAGTTATGGTGGCAGAATTGGCATTTCAGTGTTTGCAAAGGGACAGAGAATTGAGGccctccatggaagaggtgTTGGAGGCACTGAGGAGAAcagagattgggaaggaagaGGCTGAGATTTCACATGGTGATGTGCTTTCAgcagatgatgatgaagaagagaTGAAAGTGTTGAATGGGATGAAGGCAACACCATCCCCTAAGGCAGTGACTGATAAGTGGGATAGTGAATCATCTATTACACCCAATATCAGTTCACAATCAACCAACCAATCTAATGTTGATGTTCGGATTAGTTCACTTAATCTAGAAAAAATGAAGTAG
- the LOC130951332 gene encoding LEAF RUST 10 DISEASE-RESISTANCE LOCUS RECEPTOR-LIKE PROTEIN KINASE-like 1.1, with the protein MTTRCLGFMALPYLLFFFFLISFSAAHGESEKQHNCPRSFDCGSRGRFQYPFTKVELPHCGLLLIHGCEDTYYAPKMIQLEKNATTLELTGSIDSNTIITIYDADFHASLEQNKCHALNTTYTLPPPSPLLSIYIEYNVSLFRCNHNLRINLPLDYGNLTCRDYDIYYDKMNTSPTIHDAGGIFSHCSLLHFATKDAINSTDVLSFVSSEIALKVVLSPDCDDCFNHRRGQCQLDTNNEFYCDKVPKDNNKALKLGVGIGLGMSTLLGLLIIGCFLRRRYRRKDVPSDLQYQSNYASTNPEAESKRGYFGVPLFSYKELKEATNNFHHTTQLGKGGFGTVYYGKLRDGRDIAVKRLYEHNYRRMEQFMNEIDILARLRHKNLVSLYGYCTSPHSRELLLVYEFVQNGTVASHIHGDFIRTTTLPWHIRMKIAIETATSLSYLHASDIIHRDVKTNNILLDNHFCVKVADFGLSRLFPNDVTHVSTAPQGTPGYVDPEYHRCYQLTSKSDVYSFGVVLIELISSKPAVDMDRHRDEINLSDLAINKIQNGALSELVDPTLDFDSDNEVKRMIVSVAELAFQCLQRDRELRPTMDEVLKLLITIECGKAKDEHIDEVDLHPSSSTSPASPDLDEVGLLKNRILLPSPKAVTDRWNSESTSSNVSG; encoded by the exons ATGACTACTCGCTGTTTGGGATTTATGGCTCTACCTTATttattgttcttcttcttcctcatctcGTTTTCCGCTGCGCATGGTGAAAGTGAGAAGCAACATAACTGTCCACGCTCTTTTGATTGTGGAAGCCGCGGCAGATTCCAGTACCCTTTCACCAAGGTTGAACTCCCTCACTGCGGCTTGCTGCTCATTCATGGCTGTGAAGACACGTACTATGCGCCCAAAATGATTCAACTGGAGAAGAATGCAACAACCTTAGAGCTTACAGGCTCCATTGACTCAAATACTATCATCACCATTTATGATGCAGATTTTCACGCCAGTTTGGAACAGAACAAATGTCACGCTTTGAACACTACTTATACTCTTCCTCCACCTTCTCCTTTGCTCTCTATTTATATCGAATACAATGTGTCCCTATTTCGATGCAATCACAACCTTAGAATAAATCTCCCTTTAGATTATGGTAACCTCACATGCCGTGACTACGACATCTATTATGATAAAATGAATACGTCTCCTACTATACACGATGCCGGTGGCATTTTCTCACACTGCTCACTTCTTCATTTTGCAACAAAAGATGCCATCAATAGCACAGATGTTTTATCCTTTGTATCTTCTGAGATTGCTCTCAAAGTGGTATTATCTCCTGATTGTGATGATTGCTTCAATCACAGACGAGGCCAATGTCAACTTGACACCAACAACGAATTTTACTGTGACAAAG TGCCAAAGGATAACAATAAAGCCTTGAAGCTCGGAGTCGGAATAGGTTTAGGTATGAGTACACTGCTAGGACTTTTGATCATTGGATGCTTCCTCAGACGACGTTATAGAAGAAAAGATGTTCCTTCAGACCTCCAATACCAATCAAACTATGCATCTACAAATCCAGAGGCAGAAAGCAAGAGGGGCTACTTTGGAGTCCCTCTCTTCTCTTACAAGGAGCTCAAAGAAGCTACAAATAATTTCCACCACACCACCCAACTTGGAAAGGGAGGATTCGGAACAGTTTACTATG GAAAACTGCGAGATGGACGGGACATTGCCGTAAAGCGCCTTTACGAGCACAATTACAGGAGAATGGAACAGTTTATGAATGAAATCGATATCCTTGCTCGCTTGCGCCATAAGAACCTAGTATCCCTTTACGGCTACTGCACTTCACCCCACAGCCGTGAATTACTGCTTGTGTATGAGTTTGTTCAAAACGGCACGGTGGCTTCTCATATCCACGGTGATTTTATACGGACTACCACACTGCCATGGCATATAAGAATGAAGATTGCCATAGAGACCGCCACTTCATTGTCTTATCTCCATGCCTCTGACATAATCCACCGCGATGTCAAAACCAACAACATTCttcttgacaaccacttttgtgtTAAGGTTGCAGATTTCGGCCTTTCAAGACTGTTCCCCAATGATGTCACACATGTCTCCACAGCACCACAAGGGACTCCGGGATATGTTGACCCTGAATACCACCGCTGCTACCAGCTTACTAGCAAGAGTGATGTTTATAGTTTCGGAGTGGTGCTCATTGAGCTTATATCTTCTAAGCCTGCTGTTGACATGGACAGGCATAGGGATGAGATTAATTTGTCTGATTTAGCCATAAACAAGATTCAAAACGGTGCATTGAGTGAGCTGGTTGATCCTACTCTTGATTTTGATTCGGATAATGAGGTTAAGAGGATGATAGTGTCAGTGGCAGAGTTGGCTTTTCAGTGTTTGCAACGGGATAGGGAACTGAGGCCTACCATGGATGAAGTTTTGAAGCTGTTGATCACAATTGAATGTGGGAAAGCTAAAGATGAACATATTGATGAAGTAGATTTACATCCATCATCATCCACATCCCCAGCTTCGCCAGATTTGGATGAAGTTGGATTATTGAAGAACAGGATTCTACTGCCTTCACCAAAAGCAGTGACTGATAGATGGAATAGTGAATCAACTTCATCTAATGTCAGTGGTTAA
- the LOC130951476 gene encoding LEAF RUST 10 DISEASE-RESISTANCE LOCUS RECEPTOR-LIKE PROTEIN KINASE-like 1.1, protein MAPPFTLISSLVILYKYVVLVIAQEDKCPASFKCGELGTIGFPLTTTQHPHCGVLPIHGCKDPNANKTIQLTHLPTTSRFVVKSVNHNNATIIVRDETLRDYLRSKSCKTFSNNYSLALSLSSPLGSVRIVNNVTLFRCNHSVNVSVTIPHNIYNYTECNEYSVYYGPPIGNPQGFSAGPLAACSKIQLALKDNSDTSDPFSFLSDNILIHVLLSDDCTKCIAHTRGHCQLDIHGKFYCLRLRDRNLPWKLALGIELPGFIIIVLLLFIWLRKPKGGPDFHLNPQEAETESDKVYFGVPVFSYKDLQVATKYFDNSGLIGDGGFGTVYYGKLRDGREVAIKRLYEHNYRRAEQFMNEVQILTLVRHTNLVSLYGCTSRHSRELLLVYEYVSNGTLACHIHGESAKRSFLPWSTRIKIAIETATALVYLHASDIIHRDVKTNNILLDKCYSVKVADFGLSRLFPNDVTHVSTAPQGTPGYVDPEYHRCYQLTSKSDVYSFGVVLVELISSKPAVDMNRDKDEINLSDLAINKIQNCALSELVDLSLGFDSDIEIKDKIAWVAELAFQCLQRDRELRPSMEKVLKMLIKIESGMGRDEHMIEEVNVHPPPSSPSSPDLDENEIEVFETMVLPPSPKVLTHT, encoded by the exons ATGGCTCCGCCTTTTACACTCATATCATCACTGGTTATTTTGTATAAGTATGTGGTTCTTGTCATAGCACAAGAAGACAAGTGTCCAGCctcttttaagtgtggggaactTGGCACCATTGGCTTCCCTCTCACAACCACGCAGCACCCACACTGCGGTGTATTGCCAATCCATGGCTGCAAAGATCCAAATGCCAACAAAACAATTCAACTAACACATCTTCCAACAACAAGCAGGTTCGTTGTCAAATCGGTTAACCACAACAATGCCACAATAATCGTCAGAGATGAGACTCTACGTGATTATTTGCGATCTAAAAGCTGCAAAACCTTCAGTAACAATTATTCTCTTGCTCTCAGTCTCAGCTCTCCTTTAGGATCCGTACGCATAGTGAACAATGTAACCCTCTTCAGATGCAACCATTCCGTGAATGTCAGCGTCACCATTCCTCATAATATCTATAACTATACAGAGTGTAATGAGTACAGTGTCTACTATGGGCCCCCAATTGGGAATCCCCAGGGCTTCAGTGCTGGCCCATTAGCGGCTTGCTCCAAAATTCAGTTAGCATTAAAGGACAACTCAGATACTTCTGACCCCTTTTCATTTCTATCTGATAACATCCTCATCCACGTGCTTTTATCTGACGATTGTACAAAGTGTATTGCTCATACAAGAGGCCACTGTCAACTTGACATCCATGGAAAATTCTATTGCCTCAGACTCAGAG ATCGAAATTTGCCTTGGAAGCTAGCACTTG GTATTGAACTCCCAGGCTTCATTATAATTGTCTTGCTGCTGTTTATATGGCTTCGGAAACCAAAAGGCGGCCCTGATTTCCACTTAAATCCGCAAGAAGCAGAGACAGAAAGTGACAAGGTCTACTTTGGGGTGCCTGTGTTCTCCTATAAGGATCTTCAAGTGGccacaaaatattttgacaatTCTGGATTAATTGGAGATGGAGGCTTTGGAACTGTTTACTACG GAAAACTGAGAGACGGACGTGAAGTTGCCATCAAGCGCCTCTATGAGCACAACTACAGGCGAGCAGAACAATTCATGAACGAAGTTCAGATCCTAACCCTCGTGCGACACACAAATCTGGTGTCTCTCTATGGCTGCACTTCACGCCACAGCCGCGAACTCTTACTTGTCTACGAATATGTTTCCAATGGCACGCTTGCCTGTCATATCCATGGCGAATCAGCGAAGCGCAGCTTCCTACCTTGGTCTACAAGAATCAAAATCGCCATAGAGACTGCTACTGCATTGGTATATCTCCATGCTTCTGATATCATCCACCGTGATGTGAAGACAAACAACATTCTCCTTGACAAGTGTTACAGTGTTAAGGTTGCTGATTTTGGGCTTTCAAGACTATTCCCCAATGATGTAACCCATGTTTCCACAGCACCACAAGGGACTCCGGGCTATGTTGATCCTGAGTATCACCGCTGCTACCAGCTTACTAGCAAGAGTGATGTTTATAGTTTCGGAGTGGTGCTAGTTGAGCTTATATCTTCTAAGCCTGCTGTTGACATGAACAGGGATAAGGATGAGATTAACTTGTCTGATCTAGCCATAAATAAGATTCAAAACTGCGCATTGAGCGAGCTGGTAGATCTTTCTCTTGGTTTTGATTCAGACATTGAGATTAAGGATAAGATAGCTTGGGTGGCAGAGTTGGCTTTTCAATGTTTGCAACGGGACAGAGAATTGAGACCTTCCATGGAAAAGGTTTTGAAGATGCTGATCAAAATTGAAAGTGGGATGGGTAGAGATGAACATATGATTGAAGAAGTTAATGTGCATCCACCACCATCATCTCCGTCTTCGCCAGATTTGGATGAGAATGAGATTGAAGTATTTGAAACCATGGTATTGCCGCCTTCACCAAAAGTCCTCACTCATACATGA